In one Asterias amurensis chromosome 9, ASM3211899v1 genomic region, the following are encoded:
- the LOC139941684 gene encoding histone H2B, gonadal-like, with translation MPPKASGKGQKKAGNTKGPIRTDKKRKRRRKESYGIYIYKVMKQVHPDTGISSKAMSIMNSFVNDIFERIAAESSRLAHYNKKSTISSREVQTAVRLLLPGELAKHAVSEGTKAVTKYTTSK, from the coding sequence ATGCCTCCCAAAGCAAGTGGAAAGGGACAGAAGAAAGCCGGTAACACCAAGGGGCCAATCCGGACAGACAAGAAGAGAAAGCGTCGCCGCAAGGAGAGCTACGGCATTTACATCTACAAGGTCATGAAGCAGGTTCATCCAGACACGGGCATTTCCAGCAAGGCCATGTCAATTATGAACAGCTTCGTCAACGACATTTTCGAGCGCATTGCCGCCGAGTCTTCTAGATTGGCGCACTACAacaagaaatcaaccatctccagCCGAGAGGTCCAGACTGCAGTCCGTCTCCTTCTCCCCGGTGAGCTGGCCAAACACGCTGTcagcgagggcaccaaggcggtcaccaagtacacaacttcaaaaTAA
- the LOC139941619 gene encoding histone H2A-like, whose translation MSGRGKSGKARSKAKSRSSRAGLQFPVGRVHRFLRKGNYAQRVGAGAPVYLAAVMEYLTAEILELAGNAARDNKKSRINPRHLQLAIRNDEELNKLLSGVTIAQGGVLPNIQAVLLPKKTAKSSS comes from the coding sequence ATGTCTGGACGCGGAAAGAGCGGTAAGGCCCGAAGCAAGGCAAAGAGTCGATCCTCCAGGGCCGGACTTCAATTTCCCGTTGGTAGAGTACACCGCTTCTTGAGGAAGGGCAACTACGCTCAGCGCGTTGGTGCTGGCGCCCCTGTCTACTTGGCGGCAGTCATGGAGTACCTCACGGCAGAAATACTGGAACTGGCTGGTAATGCTGCTCGAGACAACAAGAAATCAAGAATCAACCCCCGTCATCTACAGCTCGCTATCCGAAACGATGAAGAGTTGAACAAGTTGCTCAGCGGTGTCACCATTGCCCAGGGTGGTGTACTTCCCAACATCCAAGCTGTCCTGCTGCCAAAGAAAACCGCCAAGTCAAGCTCTTAA
- the LOC139942070 gene encoding histone H4-like gives MSGRGKGGKGLGKGGAKRHRKVLRDNIQGITKPAIRRLARRGGVKRISGLIYEETRGVLKVFLENVIRDAVTYCEHSKRKTVTAMDVVYALKRQGRTLYGFGG, from the coding sequence atgTCTGGACGCGGTAAAGGTGGAAAGGGGCTTGGCAAGGGGGGTGCAAAGCGCCATCGTAAAGTGTTGCGGGACAACATCCAGGGTATCACCAAGCCGGCCATCCGTCGTCTGGCACGCCGAGGAGGTGTCAAGAGAATCTCCGGTCTGATCTACGAGGAGACCCGCGGTGTCCTCAAGGTGTTCTTGGAGAATGTCATCCGTGATGCCGTAACGTACTGCGAACACTCCAAGAGAAAAACCGTCACCGCCATGGATGTCGTCTACGCACTCAAGAGACAAGGCCGTACCCTCTACGGATTTGGAGGATAG
- the LOC139941997 gene encoding histone H3, embryonic — protein MARTKQTARKSTGGKAPRKQLATKAARKSAPATGGVKKPHRYRPGTVALREIRRYQKSTELLIRKLPFQRLVREIAQDFKTELRFQSSAVMALQEASEAYLVGLFEDTNLCAIHAKRVTIMPKDIQLARRIRGERA, from the coding sequence ATGGCTCGTACCAAGCAGACAGCACGCAAGAGCACCGGGGGAAAAGCCCCACGAAAGCAGTTGGCGACCAAAGCTGCCCGAAAGAGTGCCCCGGCCACCGGCGGGGTCAAGAAGCCTCACCGTTACAGACCCGGAACTGTGGCACTGCGTGAGATTCGCCGTTACCAGAAAAGTACAGAGCTGCTTATCCGAAAACTTCCCTTCCAGAGACTGGTCCGTGAAATAGCGCAAGACTTCAAGACCGAACTGCGATTCCAGAGCTCCGCGGTGATGGCGCTCCAAGAAGCAAGCGAGGCATACCTCGTGGGACTCTTCGAAGACACCAATCTCTGCGCCATCCACGCCAAGCGGGTCACCATCATGCCCAAGGACATCCAACTCGCCCGCCGAATTCGTGGCGAACGAGCCTGA